In Rhodococcus pseudokoreensis, the DNA window TACTGCGGGTCCCGTTCCCCGCCGGGCTCGGCCACCACCAGCCTGCCACCCGCCACCAGGGGCAGCAGGATCTCGTTCACGGAGATGTCGAAAGACAGCGGCGCCTTGAACAGCGACGCGTCCGACGGTCCGAATTCCAGGATTTCGTCGCGCTGCCACAGCAGTCGCGCGCAGACGGCCTCGTGCCGGATCATGGCCCCCTTGGGCCTGCCCGTCGAACCCGACGTGAAGATGACGTACGCCAGCCGCGCACCCTGCACGGTCACGGTGGGCGGTTCGGTGGGCTGCCCGTCGTGCGCCCACGCCGCGAGGTCGACGGGCACGGCCCGCTCCCCTGCGTCCGTGACCCCGCCGGGGCCGGTGAGAACGAGTGCGGCCCCGGCGTCGGCCAGCACCGACGTCCGGCGGTCCTCCGGCCACGACGGGTCGAGGGGCACGAACGCCCCACCCGAGCACATGACGGCGAGCAGTCCGATCACCATTTCCGCGGACCGCGGAAGACCGATCGCCACAACGGTTTCCGGCCCGACGCCGCGATCCAGGAGGTGCCGGGACAGCTGCGCCACCCGGTCCCCCAGTTCCCGGTAGGTGAGCCGGGCGTCGCCGGCGATCAGGGCCTCGGCATCCGGCGTCCGCGCCACCTGGGCGTGGAACAGTTCGGGTACCGTCACCGATTCGTGCGGGGCCGCGGTGTCGTTGAACTCCATCAGCAACTGCCGACGTTCGGCCGCGGTCATCGGGTCGAGCGACGCGATGGGCTGCGCCGGGTCTGCGACGATCTGCCCGACGAAGTGCTCCAGTCTGCGGCGATGCTCCTCGAGTTCGGCGCCGAGACCGGCCGGGGCCCGCAGGTCGATCCGGATGGGTTCCGAATCCTGCCCACCGCGGATCGAGAAGTCGAGGTCGCGGACCGGTCCGGTCGCCGAACCGCGCACCCACGCCGGGAATCCGCCGAACGTCAGCGAATGCTCGAACATCATGGAATTGATTCCGGGACCGAAGATCTGACGGTCCGGGTCGATCGACCGCAGTTCGCGGGCGAGGTCCTCACCGCGGTAGCGCCCGTGCCGCAGCACCGAGATCAGCGTCGTGTCGATGCGGGTGGCGAGTTCACCCACCGTCATCTCGGGATCCACCTGCACCCGGAGCGGCAGGATCGTCGAGCACATTCCCGGGATGCGGCGCAGTTCACGCCCGACGCGCGCCGTCATCGGCAGCGACAACGTGAGGTCGCGGCGGCCGGTGATCCGGTGGATGTACGCGACGACCGCGGCGAGCGGCAGCCGGGTGCGCCGGATCCCGGCGTCGGAGGCGAAGGCGTAGAGCGCGTCGGCGTCGTCCCCGTCGATCTCGACGAGGGCGGAGATCGGTGTCCCGGAGTGGTCGACGACCTGCGGGAGCAGCCGGGGCGGTTCCGGCGCGTCGACGACCTGCCGGATCCAGAAGTCGCGGTCGGATGCGAAGCGCGCCGACGCGCGGTAGTCGCGATCGGACGCCACGAGGGTGTCGAGGGGCCACGGCGCCGTGGACGTCTCGAGTTCCGGGTGCTCGTATCGATCGACGACGTCCGCCACGAGCAGCGTGATGCCGTAGCCGTCGATGAGGCTGTGGTGGTAGCGCTGGTACCAGATCACCGACTCGTCCCCGGTGCGCAGCAGCGCGTGCCGGAACAGCGGTTCGTCGCCCTCGATGCCGACGACCGTCTCCATGTCGCGGTCCATCCACGCGCGCGCACTTGCTTCGGGATTTTCGTCGCGGCGCAGGTCCACGACGCTCAGCGTCCACTCGCCGGGTGCTGTCGGCACCTGAAGCAGTTCGTTGCCTTCGCCGCGTTCGAAGCGCACGTGCAGGGCGTCGGCGCGTTCGACGGTCTTCCGGATCGCCGCGACGGTCCGGTCCAGATCGATCGGGCCTGCGACCTCGACGACGAGCGAGAGGTTGTAGACCGGGCTGCCCGGGTTCAGCTGCTGCCCGACCCACACCTCGGATTGCGCGGCCGTCACCGGAAGCGCGACGGGCGTCGCACCGGTGCCGGTCGAGGAGGAAGCGCTCTCAGCCGAGAGGTACCGAGGGCGCGCAGCCGCCGAGTGGTCCGGAGACATGGGTGATCCGATCGTCCGTCGAGAGCGTCCGTCCAACGACGGGCACCCGAGGGAGTTTAGGTTAGGCTACCCACCAGCAACAAGCCGGTTGCCAGCAAGTTCACAGGCGAGGGTTATCACAGCGGCAATTCCGGTTCAATCTCCCAGGCCGCGTGTCCCCCGCATCGCCGACAGAATTTCCCGGGCCAAAGCGGTCACTACGTCGGGTTTTACCTCGTAAACATACTGTGCGTTCGCTCACTCGGGAGCCCCGGCGGTGCCGGATTCCGGGGGCGGGTGTCCAGCAACCGCCCCGAAACCTACTCGTGCCAGACCGCGGTGTTCCCGCCACGACGCTTGGCGGCATAGAGGGCGATGTCGGCGTGATGGAGCAACTCGTCGACCGTGCGAGCCGACGTGCTGTGCGCCATCCCCACACTGATCGTCACGACGAGCAGTTCGTCGCCGACGTCGATCGGCGTCGTGATCGAGGCGAGCATCCGGTCGACCACGTCGTCGACAGCGAGTTGGTCGACGTCGGGAAGGATCGCGACGAACTCGTCGCCGCCGAGCCTGCCCACCGCGGACGGTGCCCGCATGGCGTGCCGCAGATGCTCGGACACCGCCTGCAGGATGCGGTCGCCGACGCGATGCCCCCGGGTGTCGTTGACCTCCTTGAACCCGTCCACGTCGAGGAACAACGCGACGGCAGGACCGACACCGGGCTCGAACAGGCGCTGCAGGTGCTCGGTGATGGCAGCGCGATTAAGCAGTCCGGTGAGACTGTCGTGCGTGGCCTCGTGCAGAAGCAGAGCATGCGCCTCCTCCGCCCGCTTCTGGGCGGTGACTTCCGCGGTGACGTCCCGGAAATGCACGACCAGCGCACCGGCGTCGGCCGCGGCGGTCACCTCGATCGTCGCCCCGGGCCAATACAACGAATCCACCCGGGTCTGCTGCTGCGTCCCGGTGGCGAGAACCTTGCGGCACAGTGCGTCGAAGTAGCTGCCCTGCGTTTCGGGGAGAACCTCGGTGACGACGCGGCCGAGCAACTCGTCCCGCGACCGTCGCACGTGCCGCAGGCAGACGGAGTTGACGTAGATGATCCGAAGGTCCTCGTCGAGCGCCAAGAACCCCAGACCCACCCGGTCGAGCAGCGACGCGAGTTGCGCGTCCCGGCCGGCCACGTGTCCGAGTTCGATGACGACCCCCGTCAACTCGACAGGGGCGCCGGACGGATCGGTGGTGACGTCGATGCTGCGGGTGAGGATGTACCGGGTCGACCGATCCGTCAGCACGATGCGGAACACGCATTCCGCGCCGACCGAACCGGCGGTGTCCCCGAACATGCGGCGCACCGTGCCGATGTCCTCGGAATGGATTCGCTCCCGCCACAATTCGAGCGGCGGCAGGGAACCGTCGTCCCCGAAGATCGCGGCGGCCTTCTCGTCCCACCACAAGGTTCCGTTCACGACGTCATACCGGACGATGCCCACCCCGAGGCGCGGAATGCCCAACGCCATCAGAACCTCGCCGTCACCGTGATCGTCCCCCAGCCACTCGAAGATCCACCCTACTCACCACGGTGGCGGCAGCCACGCGTCAGTTGGCGAGGAATTCGAGCAGTACCTTGTTCACCACTTCGGGCTGTTCTAGGTAGCCGTAGTGCCCCACGTCGGGGATCTCGTAGTACCGGGCCGACGGGATCGCCTCGGCCACCTCACGCGACAGGTACGGCGGAATCATCCTGTCGTCGGCGAAACCGACGGACAGGC includes these proteins:
- a CDS encoding sensor domain-containing diguanylate cyclase, which encodes MALGIPRLGVGIVRYDVVNGTLWWDEKAAAIFGDDGSLPPLELWRERIHSEDIGTVRRMFGDTAGSVGAECVFRIVLTDRSTRYILTRSIDVTTDPSGAPVELTGVVIELGHVAGRDAQLASLLDRVGLGFLALDEDLRIIYVNSVCLRHVRRSRDELLGRVVTEVLPETQGSYFDALCRKVLATGTQQQTRVDSLYWPGATIEVTAAADAGALVVHFRDVTAEVTAQKRAEEAHALLLHEATHDSLTGLLNRAAITEHLQRLFEPGVGPAVALFLDVDGFKEVNDTRGHRVGDRILQAVSEHLRHAMRAPSAVGRLGGDEFVAILPDVDQLAVDDVVDRMLASITTPIDVGDELLVVTISVGMAHSTSARTVDELLHHADIALYAAKRRGGNTAVWHE